Proteins found in one Thalassophryne amazonica chromosome 1, fThaAma1.1, whole genome shotgun sequence genomic segment:
- the LOC117512882 gene encoding uncharacterized protein LOC117512882, which translates to MEMCDEVLETQNIEKPCSSETEKEMCNEALGTENIEKPCSSETAKTHLQEMCNEALGTQNIEKPCSSETEKEICNEALGTQNIEKPRSSEAEKEICNEALGTQNIEKPRSSEAEKEVCNEAQNIEKPCSSETEKCNHILCNAVLSSLNSCEDCTGPVSSLKWLGYTCKLCSRSWHKTCFMKTMSMVSVEISSSEGSSSDKEYLPCSGIDGSSTDEEFVSDNATSSNSDDSLSLNAMPASCMSPPLLLESSKKRSMSLPQSSSSSTPQDMTSKKSITAEDLVCHEQLSDSHDTTTVTAQKPDSVMEKQTESCSEDRTIDIVTKNKANSYTHKNYCYVCKKPQSKIARHFKQHEANEPDIAAAFLLPKHSKQRKRLLEKLRNKGNHQHNLEVLESQKGLLKLKRRPKKSLTKITAATFVHCTYCKGMFLRKELWRHSARCPMKTVSDSGETDKVQVLALADIAEATFSQAISPGVWKILGKMKDDDISSVVRNDFLILQLCQSIYNKHGNDQTKSEYIRQKAREMGRLLVSLRKRSSLFSEDALKPNNFYKLVETVKDVAGYDDENNSYKTPSLALKLGHSLRKIGDIILCRAIAAEDDTAIKAAERFNKLCSSEWAGLVSHTALSTLSKSKFNKPSTIPFTKDVQLLHKYLEKKSADALNGLRLHESPQAYGELARVVLTQIIVFNRRRAGEVSKMTLESFRKRDQTELHDDIAAGLSPFEQKMSKYFSRVEIMGKRGRKVAVLLNPDIVSALTLLVDKRDACEVDSDNPYLFGRPKCLSSSFYRGQDCIRVFAAQCGAQHPEYLRSTQLRKHVATMSQILNLKDNELDQLANFLGHDIRVHRDYYRMPDATIQIAKMSKLLLAMEKGSLRRFQGKSLDEIEIEDELEPDVEMDAVGESDEDDEAPDPVLDVNDEGEMVMEDTNSLSEERQEMNMTQDEPESSKEKLKTIQHKGKHSKAKLGVSQDEPDSSREANRRRNLERPWNDNEVNAVMKHFKTHIFKGHLATMKECEQCKVAEDPVLQDRTLQNIRDFVRNRGLKAKKKLLKCSLVKNVDSLIYHLV; encoded by the exons gaAATATGTAATGAGGCGCTGGGGACACAGAACATCGAAAAGCCCCGCTCATCAGAAGCAGAGAAA gaAATATGTAATGAGGCGCTGGGGACACAGAACATCGAAAAGCCCCGCTCATCAGAAGCAGAGAAA gaGGTGTGTAATGAAGCACAGAACATCGAGAAGCCCTGCTCATCAGAGACAGAGAAA TGCAACCATATACTTTGCAATGCTGTCTTGTCAAGTTTGAATTCATGTGAGGATTGTACAGGACCTGTGTCAAGTCTAAAATGGCTTGGATATACCTGCAAAT TATGTTCAAGATCATGGCACAAAACCTGCTTCATGAAGACTATGTCAATG gTCAGTGTTGAAATATCCAGTTCTGAAGGATCCAGTTCTGATAAAGAATATCTACCTTGCTCGGGTATTGATGGCTCTTCTACTGACGAAGAATTTGTGTCTGACAATGCTACAAGTAGCAACAGTGATGACAGTCTTTCCCTCAACGCCATGCCAGCATCTTGCATGAGCCCGCCTCTTCTTTTGGAGTCTTCTAAGAAGAGGTCAATGAGCTTGCCACAATCTTCAAGTTCATCCACTCCGCAGGACATGACGAGCAAAAAATCCATCACAGCCGAGGACCTTGTATGTCATGAACAACTCTCTGATTCTCATGATACTACCACAGTCACTGCCCAGAAGCCTGATAGTGttatggaaaaacaaacagaatcatGTTCTGAGGACAGGACGATTGACAttgtaacaaaaaacaaagctaatTCTTATACCCACAAAAATTATTGTTATGTGTGCAAGAAACCTCAGTCTAAAATTGCTCGTCACTTTAAGCAGCATGAAGCTAATGAGCCAGACATTGCTGCAGCCTTCTTGCTCCCTAAACATTCCAAGCAGAGAAAAAGGCTACTTGAGAAGCTACGAAACAAAGGAAACCATCAACATAATCTAGAGGTTTTGGAAAGTCAGAAAGGACTGCTAAAACTAAAAAGAAGACCAAAAAAATCACTAACTAAAATAACTGCTGCAACATTTGTCCACTGCACATACTGTAAAGGCATGTTTCTACGCAAAGAACTGTGGCGCCACTCAGCTAGATGCCCAATGAAAACTGTCTCGGACTCTGGAGAAACTGATAAGGTCCAAGTTTTGGCTTTGGCAGATATTGCAGAGGCAACATTTTCCCAAGCAATTTCACCTGGAGTTTGGAAGATCTTAGGGAAAATGAAGGATGATGACATTTCATCTGTAGTTCGCAATGATTTCCTTATATTACAGTTATGTCAGTCAATTTATAACAAGCATGGTAATGATCAAACAAAATCGGAATACATTAGACAGAAGGCTCGGGAAATGGGCAGACTTTTGGTGAGCTTGAGAAAAAGATCCTCCCTATTCTCCGAAGATGCGCTCAAACCAAACAATTTTTACAAACTCGTTGAGACTGTAAAAGATGTTGCTGGGTATGATGATGAAAACAACTCTTATAAGACACCAAGTCTTGCTTTGAAATTAGGACATTCTCTCAGAAAGATTGGAGACATTATTCTCTGCAGGGCCATCGCAGCAGAAGATGATACTGCCATAAAAGCAGCAGAACGATTCAACAAGCTCTGCTCAAGTGAATGGGCGGGTCTTGTCTCACACACAGCTCTTTCTACTTTGAGCAAATCAAAGTTTAATAAGCCGTCAACAATACCTTTCACTAAAGATGTCCAGCTTCTCCACAAATACTTGGAAAAAAAATCAGCTGATGCGCTTAATGGCTTAAGGCTTCATGAGTCTCCACAGGCTTATGGAGAACTTGCTAGAGTGGTACTCACTCAAATAATTGTCTTCAACAGACGCCGTGCAGGAGAGGTCTCAAAAATGACACTTGAGTCTTTCAGGAAAAGAGATCAGACTGAGCTCCATGACGACATAGCTGCTGGCCTTTCACCATTTGAGCAAAAAATGTCGAAGTACTTCAGTAGAGTCGAAATTATGGGCAAAAGAGGACGAAAAGTTGCAGTGTTGTTGAACCCAGATATTGTCAGTGCCCTAACACTTCTTGTTGACAAAAGAGATGCATGTGAAGTTGACAGCGACAACCCCTATCTGTTTGGAAGACCAAAGTGCCTCTCCAGCAGCTTCTACAGGGGACAGGACTGCATCCGGGTTTTTGCAGCCCAGTGTGGTGCGCAGCACCCTGAGTACCTGAGGTCTACACAGCTTCGCAAACATGTGGCAACAATGTCCCAGATTTTAAACCTCAAAGATAATGAACTTGACCAACTGGCAAACTTTTTGGGCCATGACATTCGGGTCCATAGAGACTATTACAGAATGCCAGATGCAACCATACAAattgcaaaaatgtcaaaactgCTGCTGGCGATGGAAAAAGGATCTCTGAGAAGATTCCAGGGAAAATCCTTGGATGAAATTGAGAttgaag ATGAACTGGAACCAGATGTAGAAATGGATGCAGTAGGAGAAAGCGATGAAGATGATGAAGCGCCAGATCCTGTCCTTGATGTGAACG ATGAAGGGGAGATGGTAATGGAAGACACAAACAGCTTGTCAG AGGAAAGACAAGAGATGAATATGACCCAAGATGAGCCAGAAAGCTCCAAAG AGAAGCTAAAAACAATCCAGCATAAAGGCAAACACTCCAAAG CAAAACTTGGAGTGAGTCAGGATGAGCCGGACAGCTCTCGAG AGGCCAATCGAAGGAGGAATTTGGAAAGGCCATGGAATGACAATGAAGTGAATGCGGTTATGAAACATTTCAAAACCCATATTTTTAAGGGGCATCTTGCAACAATGAAAGAATGTGAGCAGTGCAAGGTTGCTGAAGACCCAGTTCTTCAAGACAGAACTTTACAAAACATAAGAGATTTTGTCAGGAACCGTGGTTTGAAGgctaaaaaaaaattgctgaaaTGTTCATTGGTCAAGAATGTAGATTCACTGATCTACCATCTTGTTTAG